One window from the genome of Pyrobaculum ferrireducens encodes:
- a CDS encoding HAD family hydrolase has product MYVFDLDGTLVDSVEAHMAAWLEALRALGVNKSWDEVRPLMGLPAHDIARALLPERAGELAALKNKLFLEKYLPLVRAYGDAEVLRLLPRPIAVVTSSSGHVARRVLVAVGLAPHVDLVLGGDEVPRGKPAPDPLYLVSQRLGVDTRDMVVVGDSDYDMEMAQAAGAAAVCIARKTPCRKAQHVIHTLHELLELPVKIFKNPPYETRGP; this is encoded by the coding sequence GTGTACGTCTTCGACCTGGACGGCACGCTTGTGGACTCCGTGGAAGCGCACATGGCGGCGTGGCTAGAGGCCCTCCGCGCCCTCGGTGTTAATAAGAGCTGGGACGAGGTGAGGCCCCTCATGGGACTCCCGGCGCACGACATCGCCAGAGCGCTGTTGCCTGAGCGCGCCGGGGAGCTCGCCGCTTTAAAAAACAAACTATTTCTAGAGAAGTACCTCCCCCTGGTGAGGGCATACGGCGACGCCGAGGTGCTCAGACTGCTCCCTAGGCCAATCGCCGTGGTGACGTCCTCAAGCGGACACGTGGCGAGAAGAGTTCTGGTGGCGGTGGGGCTCGCCCCCCACGTAGATCTGGTGCTGGGAGGCGACGAGGTCCCCAGAGGCAAGCCGGCCCCCGACCCCCTCTACCTAGTGAGCCAACGCCTCGGCGTAGACACCCGCGACATGGTCGTCGTCGGCGACTCAGACTACGACATGGAAATGGCCCAAGCCGCGGGCGCCGCCGCCGTCTGCATCGCCCGCAAGACCCCCTGCAGAAAAGCCCAACACGTGATACACACCCTACACGAGTTGCTAGAGCTACCAGTTAAAATTTTTAAAAACCCGCCATACGAGACACGGGGGCCGTAG
- a CDS encoding PD-(D/E)XK nuclease family protein: MSLDWGRLEEVVERAVRRARSDELREMADAVKTLAEYMKTGFQEVNKRLESQEKLLAEHSERLEKLTKAVAELKVAMGSLGRRWGRDLERTVLEIYRDALEKRGVEPGRVDKFVYTDVDGRYLKPGARIEVDVHIHDGRTYLLEVKSHAELEDVEWFAQKAEAVEKILGRKADRLIIVAVNIDKEALERAAQLGIDAVYGAVIE, encoded by the coding sequence GTGAGTCTCGACTGGGGTAGGCTTGAGGAGGTTGTGGAGAGGGCTGTTAGGAGGGCTAGGTCCGATGAGCTTAGGGAAATGGCCGACGCCGTGAAAACCCTCGCCGAGTACATGAAGACGGGCTTCCAGGAGGTGAATAAGAGGCTGGAGTCGCAGGAGAAGCTTCTAGCAGAGCACAGCGAGAGGCTGGAAAAGCTGACAAAGGCCGTCGCTGAGCTTAAGGTTGCCATGGGCTCCCTTGGCCGCAGATGGGGCCGGGATTTGGAGCGCACAGTTCTCGAAATTTACCGAGACGCTCTTGAGAAGAGGGGCGTTGAGCCTGGCCGCGTCGATAAGTTTGTCTATACGGATGTGGATGGGCGTTATCTAAAGCCCGGCGCCCGTATTGAGGTTGACGTCCATATCCACGACGGGAGGACTTATCTCTTGGAGGTTAAGTCGCATGCAGAGCTTGAAGACGTGGAGTGGTTTGCCCAAAAGGCGGAGGCAGTGGAGAAGATACTCGGCAGAAAGGCAGACCGCCTCATAATAGTAGCCGTAAACATAGACAAAGAGGCGCTGGAGAGGGCGGCGCAACTGGGAATAGACGCGGTGTATGGGGCGGTAATAGAATAG
- a CDS encoding ABC transporter permease: MVLLAIAWYGGDLREVAKVVFWGSVVFTIFPEGTWSAAAFSNYVRSGVMDYVVASPARLHLYLTAASLASSLLALPALGIQVAVYYLLFGESPPMAQPAYFAASLLIFLASSSFITAAATMFFARFRNPSLAANVVQWVVPLSGGMIPPTAMPPEAARWFAYSPLHYVVAPVTYSATGRWLLDPVFTLAAGLLVAAGLGLRSLYAAESAYERFRRLGKWAAE, translated from the coding sequence GTGGTGTTGCTGGCCATCGCGTGGTATGGTGGGGATTTGAGAGAGGTGGCGAAGGTTGTCTTCTGGGGGAGTGTGGTGTTTACAATATTCCCGGAGGGGACTTGGAGTGCCGCGGCATTTAGCAACTACGTGAGGAGCGGGGTGATGGACTACGTGGTTGCCTCCCCGGCGCGTCTCCACCTCTACCTAACCGCGGCCTCCCTCGCCTCCTCTCTGCTGGCTCTGCCGGCGTTGGGGATTCAAGTTGCCGTGTATTACCTACTATTCGGCGAGTCGCCTCCGATGGCCCAGCCGGCGTATTTCGCCGCCTCCCTCTTAATATTTCTGGCGTCGTCTTCTTTCATAACTGCGGCTGCTACGATGTTCTTCGCGAGGTTTAGAAACCCCAGCCTCGCGGCTAATGTTGTCCAGTGGGTCGTCCCCCTGTCGGGGGGCATGATCCCGCCCACAGCCATGCCGCCGGAGGCGGCGCGGTGGTTCGCCTACTCGCCGCTACACTACGTGGTCGCCCCCGTGACTTACTCAGCCACGGGGCGCTGGTTGCTGGACCCGGTCTTCACCCTGGCGGCGGGGCTCCTCGTGGCCGCGGGGCTTGGCCTGCGGTCTCTATACGCGGCGGAGTCGGCGTACGAGAGGTTTAGGAGGCTGGGTAAGTGGGCGGCGGAGTAG
- a CDS encoding DNA-directed RNA polymerase subunit P — MAEERKLYVCMRCGRIFSKSEMEILPGIRCPYCNFKIIMKVRSPTVKRIPAV, encoded by the coding sequence GTGGCTGAGGAGAGGAAGCTCTACGTCTGCATGCGGTGCGGCAGAATATTTAGTAAGTCCGAGATGGAGATCCTCCCCGGCATAAGATGCCCGTACTGCAACTTCAAGATCATTATGAAGGTGAGGTCGCCGACGGTTAAGAGGATACCCGCCGTGTAA
- a CDS encoding winged helix-turn-helix domain-containing protein, translated as MYLPSGYHEVFIGYWAPGFVYKVVIWVNGSADVEVFARGFSIYAGVSAPAPVEISFSVMYFPLVPLAVLIYLLLSREKVAEKLAAALAPLYTRFIRPAEVLTNAKRRSIYDYIRERGYSWPRELEKIFNMAYGEVCWHLSLLERAGLIYNFYALRRRFYVDRQLPLEDAVNKIFRDQAGRPPTEEEVLQIRESLRFLLPF; from the coding sequence ATGTATCTACCGAGTGGATACCACGAGGTCTTTATTGGATACTGGGCCCCGGGCTTTGTCTATAAGGTGGTCATCTGGGTCAATGGCTCGGCAGATGTTGAAGTGTTTGCTAGAGGGTTTTCAATTTACGCCGGTGTGTCGGCCCCTGCTCCTGTGGAGATTTCTTTTAGTGTTATGTATTTTCCACTGGTGCCTCTTGCGGTGCTTATATACCTGCTCCTAAGCAGAGAGAAAGTGGCTGAGAAGCTGGCGGCGGCGCTGGCTCCGCTTTATACTAGATTTATAAGGCCTGCTGAAGTCTTAACTAATGCCAAGAGGCGCTCTATATATGACTACATTAGAGAGCGCGGCTACTCGTGGCCTAGAGAGCTGGAGAAGATCTTTAACATGGCGTACGGGGAGGTCTGCTGGCACCTCTCACTGCTGGAGAGAGCGGGTCTTATCTACAACTTCTATGCCCTCCGCAGGAGGTTTTACGTGGATCGCCAGCTCCCGCTGGAGGACGCCGTTAATAAAATCTTTCGTGATCAGGCAGGCCGCCCGCCTACGGAGGAAGAGGTTTTACAGATACGTGAAAGTCTTAGATTTCTACTGCCTTTTTAA
- a CDS encoding nicotinamide-nucleotide adenylyltransferase, with the protein MRALYVGRFQPLHWGHVKVVEWLLTHYDEVVVAIGSADKALTPDNPFTPGERLEMFRRHFGANCRLLYCTVPDTNGPSSHWGSHLRHWCPQHHVVYSNNSWVAAALAYWGVEVRPHPHYGDYSATAIRQLMAEGNPRWAEMVPPAVADYLKEIGGPQRVAALLKRQ; encoded by the coding sequence ATGAGGGCCCTCTACGTGGGGCGTTTCCAGCCTCTCCACTGGGGACACGTAAAGGTGGTGGAGTGGCTCCTCACGCACTACGACGAGGTGGTGGTGGCCATAGGCTCCGCCGACAAGGCCCTCACCCCCGACAACCCCTTCACCCCGGGGGAGCGGCTTGAGATGTTCCGGAGGCACTTCGGCGCCAACTGCCGCCTGCTGTACTGCACAGTGCCAGACACCAACGGCCCCTCCAGCCACTGGGGCTCCCACCTGCGCCACTGGTGCCCCCAGCACCACGTAGTATATTCAAACAACTCGTGGGTAGCCGCCGCCCTCGCCTACTGGGGCGTCGAGGTGAGGCCCCACCCACACTACGGCGACTACTCAGCCACCGCCATACGCCAGCTGATGGCCGAGGGCAACCCCAGGTGGGCCGAGATGGTGCCCCCAGCGGTGGCCGACTACCTCAAAGAGATCGGCGGCCCCCAGCGGGTCGCCGCGCTTTTAAAAAGGCAGTAG
- a CDS encoding MFS transporter, with protein MSALFAAGADSARLLFFSVAYSLASFAVFITARFRLVRLYYPLLFPLLFIDIPEVRLFAVTYITGLLGAHISSVLPTLVEKEALGRVNSNRSIIGAAGDLAGIAAALFIPALWLYPAAALFLLAFLLPRPQKAAGWRWTFSRARLIYANALLLGVAFGLTPALLAKWASGDAFLLAFIYTAPSFSSLAGGLFTRVLLKPGRELALAVLSNVAMAFATGLLGFVRDPAAAWALALARWLFMMSFGVSLATFIQTRWRGDLMAIFTTDGFMTEVGRLAGAFLVYPVVSLSVEGAFAAAAVVMTAAALALTPYFKLEVGKDN; from the coding sequence ATGTCTGCGTTGTTTGCGGCGGGGGCTGACAGCGCCAGGTTGCTGTTTTTCTCTGTGGCGTATTCTCTGGCGAGCTTTGCCGTTTTTATAACGGCGAGGTTTAGGCTTGTGAGGCTGTACTACCCTCTGTTGTTCCCCCTTCTGTTTATAGATATACCAGAGGTGCGGCTCTTCGCTGTTACGTATATTACGGGGCTTCTCGGCGCCCACATCTCCTCGGTTCTGCCGACGCTTGTCGAGAAGGAGGCTCTGGGGCGCGTAAACTCCAACAGATCGATAATAGGCGCCGCTGGGGACTTGGCGGGGATTGCCGCGGCGCTTTTCATACCGGCGCTGTGGCTGTACCCGGCCGCCGCCCTTTTCCTGTTGGCTTTTCTCCTCCCGCGGCCTCAGAAGGCGGCTGGCTGGAGGTGGACCTTTTCGAGAGCCCGCCTGATATATGCCAACGCGCTTCTCCTGGGCGTGGCCTTCGGCTTAACGCCGGCGTTGCTGGCTAAGTGGGCCTCTGGCGACGCCTTCCTCCTGGCTTTTATATACACGGCGCCTTCGTTCAGTAGCCTCGCCGGGGGCCTCTTCACCAGGGTTCTGCTCAAGCCCGGCCGGGAGCTGGCCTTGGCCGTCCTAAGCAACGTCGCGATGGCGTTCGCCACAGGCCTCCTCGGCTTTGTGAGGGACCCAGCCGCCGCGTGGGCTTTGGCTCTCGCCCGGTGGCTTTTTATGATGTCTTTCGGCGTTTCCCTCGCCACGTTTATACAGACCAGATGGAGGGGTGATCTAATGGCTATATTCACCACCGACGGCTTTATGACAGAAGTGGGGAGGTTGGCGGGGGCTTTTCTGGTGTATCCCGTGGTGTCTCTTTCGGTGGAGGGGGCTTTTGCCGCGGCCGCCGTTGTTATGACCGCCGCGGCTCTGGCCCTTACGCCCTATTTTAAGCTCGAAGTGGGTAAAGACAACTAG
- a CDS encoding agmatinase family protein: MLKHACREGDVKLVGVPMEDTLSFRPGTRFAPQKIRQILPYLEYTTLFGNVARPLCDLGDVDLLQGRPEENLARIEATLQKVDPPFIILGGEHTATLAALSVVKPDVYIHIDAHFDLRDEWPPGQRLSHATFARRAHEKLGFYAIYIGVRAYDDEERRYTEKAGFYVVEGRDFTREAIADAVSTASGRVYLTLDIDVLDPSEAPGVGTPEAGGLSFRKLEYLLADLILTLRPAAVDIMEYSPPNDVSDITATKVVRLLLHVASMLQSRA, from the coding sequence GTGCTTAAGCACGCCTGCCGCGAAGGAGACGTCAAGCTGGTGGGAGTCCCCATGGAGGACACGCTCAGCTTCAGACCCGGCACCAGATTCGCCCCCCAGAAAATTAGGCAGATACTCCCCTACCTAGAGTACACCACGCTGTTCGGCAACGTGGCCAGGCCCCTATGCGACCTCGGCGACGTGGATCTCCTCCAGGGCAGGCCCGAGGAGAACCTGGCGAGGATAGAGGCGACACTCCAGAAGGTAGATCCGCCCTTCATTATACTCGGCGGTGAGCACACCGCCACCCTCGCCGCGCTGAGCGTCGTCAAGCCCGACGTGTATATCCACATAGACGCCCACTTCGACCTCCGCGACGAGTGGCCCCCCGGGCAGAGGCTCTCCCACGCCACCTTCGCCCGGAGAGCTCACGAGAAGCTCGGCTTCTACGCCATATACATAGGCGTGAGGGCCTACGACGACGAGGAGAGGAGATACACAGAGAAAGCCGGCTTCTACGTAGTAGAGGGGAGAGACTTCACCAGAGAGGCGATCGCAGACGCCGTGTCTACAGCCTCGGGAAGGGTATACCTAACCCTAGACATAGATGTGCTAGACCCTTCAGAGGCCCCCGGCGTAGGCACGCCGGAGGCGGGGGGCTTGAGCTTCCGCAAGCTGGAGTACCTACTCGCCGACCTCATACTCACGCTGAGGCCCGCCGCCGTCGACATAATGGAGTACTCCCCACCGAACGACGTGTCGGACATAACGGCGACTAAGGTGGTGAGGCTACTCCTCCACGTCGCGTCTATGCTACAGAGCCGCGCCTAG
- a CDS encoding cation diffusion facilitator family transporter has translation MRPYIRLWLASLYLFIMGTITLAFTVVELFLGVIYQSLLVTSDALHGFMDSAIAFISGFGLYYASRRGRAFPWEIYRVESLVTLLAVLAVLGFYTYILATSLELSHEPTPLWMTLLLLAGGAVTYIMYLWEKHNYKILRLEILKADAVHAKVDASLSIAAAGAVVVSNLSGLIVAETVAVVAIYLYVLYEFSKLAKDAAYGIVGALYRDASLQEKIREALAELGTPLDVKIRRAGSFLVVYSLVGVSPDMTMGRIHALRTRAIRAISKLHPLIVHVDIKIVPRRKEYKRVERERRA, from the coding sequence GTGAGGCCCTACATCAGGCTGTGGCTGGCGTCGCTTTACCTCTTCATAATGGGGACAATTACCCTGGCCTTTACAGTAGTGGAGCTGTTCCTCGGCGTCATATACCAAAGCCTGCTGGTCACCAGCGACGCCCTCCACGGCTTCATGGACTCGGCCATTGCGTTTATCTCAGGCTTCGGCCTCTACTACGCGTCGCGGCGAGGGAGGGCCTTCCCCTGGGAAATATATAGAGTAGAAAGCCTCGTGACATTGCTCGCGGTGCTGGCTGTGCTGGGCTTCTACACCTACATACTAGCCACATCACTGGAGTTGAGCCATGAACCCACTCCGCTCTGGATGACCCTCCTTCTCCTAGCCGGGGGAGCCGTGACGTATATTATGTATCTCTGGGAGAAGCACAACTACAAGATACTCCGCCTAGAGATTTTAAAGGCGGACGCGGTCCACGCCAAGGTAGACGCGTCTCTCTCCATAGCGGCGGCTGGCGCCGTCGTAGTAAGCAACCTCTCTGGCCTCATCGTAGCCGAGACCGTTGCGGTCGTCGCCATATACCTCTACGTCCTCTACGAATTCTCTAAACTAGCTAAAGACGCCGCCTACGGCATCGTGGGCGCCCTCTACAGAGACGCCTCCCTACAGGAAAAGATAAGAGAAGCCCTCGCCGAGCTGGGCACCCCCCTAGATGTAAAAATTAGAAGAGCGGGTAGCTTCCTCGTCGTCTACTCGCTTGTGGGGGTCAGCCCCGACATGACCATGGGGAGGATACACGCCCTGAGGACCAGGGCGATTAGAGCCATCTCCAAACTACACCCCCTCATAGTCCACGTCGACATAAAAATCGTGCCGCGGCGCAAAGAGTATAAACGGGTCGAAAGAGAAAGGCGTGCTTAA
- the glyS gene encoding glycine--tRNA ligase, which translates to MRRAELLEEIVKRRLLYWPSAEIYGGVGGFYDYGPLGVQLRRNIVEKWRRMFVLPYQDIIIEVETPIVMPEPVFKASGHLDHFTDYLVTCTKCGRKYRADHLVEEELGRRGLKISTEGLSAAELERLIDEHKIVCPNCGGPLGRVESFNLLFKTTIGPYSDSAGYLRPETAQGMFVAFPRLAEYVGRRNPFGVAQIGRVARNEISPRGGLMRLREFTQMEIELFFDPQNPRCPYFAEVENMEVPIVPEELVAKGVTDPVFATAREVVEKGYANEWMAFFMALAARFLRELGVPLERQKFLGKLPHERAHYSAKSYDQMVLTERFGWVEVSGHAYRTDYDLSGHGKYSGREMYLERRLPEPREVEVVRLYPNPTAIREKYGDKIGEVVKALKENEELVLAAFRRGEPQVEVGGYVVTRDMVYIKTERRKTDLEKFIPHVVEPSFGLDRIMYVTLESAVVEEGGRVYLRLPPDVAPVNLCILPIVKRGDYVEIGRSLWRNLAGEGYVAIYEDEGTIGSRYAACDEIGAPLAVTIDEKTPVDGTVTVRDRDSRRQVRVKLRDVAAFVSMVRRGLSFDEVARELNAAPV; encoded by the coding sequence ATGCGCCGCGCGGAGTTGTTGGAGGAGATTGTGAAGCGCCGCCTGCTGTACTGGCCGTCGGCGGAGATATACGGAGGGGTGGGGGGGTTCTACGACTACGGCCCCCTGGGGGTCCAGCTGAGGCGTAACATAGTAGAGAAGTGGCGCCGGATGTTCGTCCTGCCGTATCAAGACATCATTATCGAGGTGGAGACGCCAATCGTGATGCCGGAGCCCGTCTTCAAGGCATCGGGCCACCTCGACCACTTCACCGACTACCTAGTGACGTGTACAAAATGCGGCAGGAAGTACAGGGCTGACCACCTCGTGGAGGAGGAGCTGGGGAGGAGGGGGCTGAAGATCTCCACCGAGGGTCTCTCCGCCGCCGAGTTGGAGCGGCTCATCGACGAGCATAAAATCGTGTGTCCCAACTGCGGCGGGCCGCTGGGCCGGGTGGAGTCGTTTAACCTACTGTTTAAGACCACCATTGGGCCATACAGCGACAGCGCCGGCTACCTCAGGCCGGAGACGGCGCAGGGGATGTTCGTGGCGTTTCCCCGCCTCGCCGAGTATGTGGGACGGCGCAATCCCTTCGGCGTTGCTCAGATAGGGAGGGTTGCGCGTAACGAGATTTCGCCGAGAGGCGGCTTGATGAGGCTGAGGGAGTTTACCCAGATGGAGATTGAGCTGTTTTTCGACCCCCAGAACCCCAGGTGTCCCTACTTCGCAGAGGTTGAGAACATGGAGGTGCCCATAGTGCCGGAGGAGCTGGTGGCCAAGGGCGTCACGGACCCCGTATTTGCAACGGCTCGGGAGGTTGTGGAGAAGGGCTACGCCAACGAGTGGATGGCTTTCTTCATGGCTCTCGCCGCTAGGTTCCTAAGGGAGTTGGGGGTACCTCTTGAGAGGCAGAAGTTCCTGGGCAAGTTGCCGCACGAGAGGGCCCACTACTCTGCGAAGTCTTATGACCAGATGGTGTTGACTGAGCGCTTCGGCTGGGTGGAGGTGTCTGGCCACGCCTACCGCACGGACTATGACCTTTCTGGGCACGGTAAGTACAGCGGCCGGGAGATGTATCTGGAGAGGCGGCTCCCAGAGCCAAGGGAGGTGGAGGTGGTTAGGCTCTACCCCAACCCCACGGCGATTAGGGAAAAGTACGGGGACAAGATAGGGGAGGTGGTTAAGGCTCTTAAGGAAAACGAGGAGTTGGTGCTGGCGGCTTTTAGGAGGGGGGAGCCCCAGGTCGAAGTTGGGGGATATGTGGTGACGCGGGACATGGTGTATATAAAGACTGAGCGGCGCAAGACCGACCTGGAGAAGTTCATACCCCACGTCGTAGAGCCCTCCTTCGGCCTCGACAGGATTATGTACGTAACGCTGGAGTCGGCAGTTGTGGAGGAGGGTGGTCGTGTCTACCTCCGATTGCCCCCCGACGTGGCGCCGGTTAATTTATGCATCCTGCCGATTGTGAAGAGAGGCGACTACGTGGAGATCGGCCGCTCGCTGTGGAGGAACTTGGCTGGTGAGGGCTACGTAGCCATTTACGAGGACGAGGGGACGATCGGCAGTAGGTACGCCGCGTGCGACGAGATCGGAGCCCCCCTAGCCGTCACAATAGACGAGAAGACGCCTGTGGACGGGACCGTGACTGTTAGGGATCGCGACTCCCGTAGACAGGTGCGCGTCAAGCTTAGAGACGTGGCGGCCTTCGTCTCTATGGTGAGGCGGGGGCTGTCTTTCGACGAGGTTGCCAGGGAGCTGAACGCCGCGCCTGTTTGA
- the endA gene encoding tRNA-intron lyase produces MIGILRGLAVVVEDVESARSLYREGFYGRFLGYDKVKRDEVDRVNAPLVLALYEALYLAERGRLRVMAEGGEEVPPEKLAELGRSRLKNFDEIYKIYRYFRDLGYVVKSGLKFGALFSVYEKGPGIDHAPMVVVFLEPDKGISATDITRGGRLGHSVKKTFTLATVLKQTGEVTLLGFTWAKL; encoded by the coding sequence ATGATTGGGATACTGCGGGGGCTTGCCGTAGTGGTTGAAGACGTCGAGTCGGCCAGGAGTCTTTACAGAGAGGGGTTCTACGGCCGGTTTCTAGGCTACGACAAGGTTAAGAGAGATGAGGTAGATCGCGTAAACGCCCCCCTCGTGCTCGCGCTTTACGAGGCGCTGTACCTCGCCGAGAGGGGGAGGCTGAGAGTCATGGCCGAGGGGGGAGAGGAGGTGCCGCCGGAGAAGCTGGCGGAGCTGGGGAGATCTAGGCTGAAGAACTTCGACGAGATTTACAAGATATATAGATACTTCCGCGACTTGGGCTACGTGGTGAAGAGCGGATTGAAATTCGGCGCGTTGTTCTCTGTGTACGAGAAGGGGCCTGGGATTGACCACGCCCCTATGGTGGTTGTCTTTCTAGAGCCGGACAAGGGGATATCCGCTACGGACATCACGCGGGGGGGCAGGCTTGGGCATAGTGTCAAGAAGACGTTTACCCTAGCCACAGTGTTGAAACAGACGGGCGAGGTTACGCTTCTGGGGTTTACCTGGGCGAAGCTTTAG
- a CDS encoding Hsp20/alpha crystallin family protein, whose protein sequence is MEPIKKIEEGLKELYDSNAGKVERQPDVDIYDVGENLVFYIDMPGVRKDSIKVRVYDKAVEVLASPTQPDGGGKPIRRERISNFPISRRIEVPYRLRVDSAKAVYRDGVLQIVVSKAGEYGVAELKID, encoded by the coding sequence ATGGAACCCATTAAGAAAATCGAAGAGGGGCTAAAAGAGCTGTATGACTCCAACGCAGGCAAGGTAGAGAGGCAGCCGGATGTCGATATCTACGACGTCGGCGAAAACCTCGTCTTCTACATCGACATGCCCGGGGTGAGGAAAGACAGCATAAAGGTCAGGGTTTACGACAAGGCCGTGGAGGTATTAGCCTCACCCACCCAGCCTGACGGCGGGGGGAAGCCGATTAGGCGGGAGAGGATATCCAACTTCCCCATCTCGAGGAGGATAGAGGTGCCGTACCGGCTGAGGGTAGACAGCGCAAAGGCGGTATACCGAGACGGGGTATTGCAAATCGTGGTGAGCAAGGCGGGGGAGTACGGAGTCGCTGAGCTTAAAATCGACTAG
- a CDS encoding nitroreductase family protein codes for MDFFEAIYRRRSVRRFKREKIPEEAVRRIMEAGRAAPTDATLHLWSAVWVRDEAKKAEIAKLISQPHVEEGSDFFVFLADLYRLEELLRYRGRQLASNRLALFVFAAVDAALAAENMALAATAMGYGSCFIGAVQNAVEELVELLRLPRLAYPLFGLVVGVPDEEPPPRPRLPLEMLFHREEYRPYSEESLAAAYEVMARVTRSGDWLRLLERYAGAGGYFDRRSELMTAVLRKMGVM; via the coding sequence GTGGATTTCTTCGAAGCCATCTACAGGAGGAGGTCGGTGAGGAGGTTTAAGCGGGAGAAGATCCCCGAGGAGGCCGTCAGGCGGATTATGGAGGCTGGCCGGGCCGCGCCGACAGACGCGACTCTACACCTCTGGAGCGCCGTGTGGGTAAGAGACGAGGCAAAGAAGGCGGAGATTGCGAAGTTGATTAGCCAGCCCCACGTCGAGGAGGGATCCGACTTCTTTGTATTTCTAGCAGATCTCTACAGGCTAGAGGAGTTGCTGAGGTACAGGGGGCGCCAGCTCGCCTCTAATAGACTCGCCCTTTTTGTATTCGCGGCGGTGGACGCCGCGCTGGCCGCCGAGAATATGGCCCTCGCCGCTACGGCGATGGGCTACGGTAGTTGTTTCATAGGCGCTGTGCAGAACGCGGTGGAGGAGCTGGTCGAGTTGCTACGTCTTCCCCGCCTCGCCTATCCCCTCTTCGGCCTAGTCGTCGGCGTGCCCGACGAGGAGCCGCCGCCACGCCCGAGGCTCCCCCTGGAGATGCTGTTTCACAGAGAGGAGTATAGGCCGTATTCAGAGGAGTCGCTGGCCGCGGCATACGAGGTGATGGCTAGGGTGACGAGATCTGGCGACTGGCTGAGGTTACTGGAGCGCTACGCCGGGGCTGGTGGTTACTTCGATAGGCGTAGCGAGTTGATGACGGCGGTGTTGAGGAAGATGGGGGTTATGTAA
- a CDS encoding arcadin 1 translates to MVVIRGVVVSKQLVYDPTGTRYIKIDIIEEKELPGPVAAFSAQDEQAAQLMREVMPLVTQIVRSLPFGGGKISVPRVTLWLTDEEVEIFGDVDVGETITISVEGGVISIKPES, encoded by the coding sequence GTGGTCGTTATTAGAGGCGTGGTGGTGTCGAAACAGTTGGTGTACGACCCCACCGGGACTAGGTATATAAAAATCGATATTATCGAGGAGAAGGAGCTACCCGGGCCGGTTGCGGCTTTCTCGGCGCAGGACGAGCAGGCGGCGCAGTTGATGAGGGAGGTTATGCCGCTGGTTACTCAGATAGTGAGGTCGTTGCCCTTCGGCGGTGGGAAGATATCTGTGCCGAGGGTCACCTTGTGGCTCACCGACGAGGAGGTGGAGATCTTCGGCGACGTCGACGTGGGGGAGACTATTACTATTAGCGTAGAGGGCGGGGTTATTAGTATAAAGCCGGAAAGTTAA